Proteins co-encoded in one Aerococcaceae bacterium DSM 111021 genomic window:
- a CDS encoding LLM class flavin-dependent oxidoreductase has protein sequence MQTQKNTLPNIDTSNGIEFGLYTLGDLVTNPHTGVRMTEKERIDQIIEMGLLAEQAGMDVFQVGESHQEHFVSQAHMIILAAIAQATKDIKITSGASIISTSDPVRVFEDAATIDLISDGRFELVAGRASRIGIFDLLGYKLDDYENLFEEKLNLLLKINRNKRVTWEGEFRAPLTDALVLPRPDNASGSLPIWRAVGGSLSSAKNAAIAAVPLYLAYLGGPAEAFRHLTDTYRETANHEGHDVNSLPVATASHLYVREDSQKAYQEFYPHVNAGMIHSNGQSFPKQQFAQGMDPRNVINVGDPSLIIEKLLYQHEVFGMDRYVGQIDIGGVSTDDIKRTIDLLATKVIPEVKKHTKK, from the coding sequence ATGCAAACTCAAAAAAATACTTTACCAAATATTGATACATCAAATGGGATTGAATTTGGACTCTATACCTTAGGAGATCTTGTAACAAACCCGCACACTGGTGTGCGAATGACTGAAAAAGAGCGTATTGATCAAATTATCGAGATGGGTCTTTTAGCTGAACAAGCAGGTATGGATGTTTTTCAAGTCGGTGAATCACATCAGGAACACTTTGTATCTCAAGCGCACATGATTATTTTAGCAGCGATTGCTCAAGCGACAAAAGATATTAAAATCACTTCAGGTGCATCGATTATAAGTACATCTGATCCAGTTCGTGTATTTGAAGATGCAGCAACGATTGACCTTATCTCAGATGGCCGCTTTGAACTGGTTGCCGGGAGAGCATCTCGTATAGGGATTTTCGATTTATTAGGTTACAAACTAGACGATTATGAGAATTTGTTTGAAGAAAAACTTAACCTACTACTGAAAATTAACCGTAATAAGCGAGTGACTTGGGAAGGGGAATTCCGTGCGCCTTTAACAGATGCCCTTGTTTTACCAAGACCAGATAACGCATCAGGAAGTTTACCTATTTGGCGTGCTGTGGGTGGATCGCTTAGTTCGGCAAAAAATGCGGCAATTGCTGCGGTACCACTTTACTTAGCTTATCTGGGTGGACCGGCAGAAGCGTTTAGACATCTAACAGATACGTATCGTGAAACAGCTAATCATGAAGGGCATGATGTAAATAGCTTACCAGTAGCGACGGCTAGTCACTTATATGTGCGTGAAGATAGTCAAAAAGCATACCAAGAATTTTACCCACATGTTAACGCTGGTATGATTCATTCTAATGGTCAATCATTTCCTAAACAACAATTTGCTCAAGGGATGGATCCAAGAAATGTTATTAACGTCGGAGACCCTAGTCTAATCATTGAAAAGTTATTGTATCAACATGAAGTCTTTGGAATGGACCGTTATGTGGGGCAAATCGATATAGGTGGCGTATCTACCGATGATATCAAACGTACGATTGATTTGTTGGCTACTAAAGTTATCCCAGAAGTTAAAAAGCATACTAAGAAATAG
- a CDS encoding DEAD/DEAH box helicase, translating into MIQNNQKKILTNLWGRLLTIEEVKKQLNEMNGEISMEELLEQFERQPAIEVTHSGYCCVRCHNKNLKLFASLPIQETFKLKTERVYCLNCIQMGRVIQGESLYYLKDRQLYLSSPSQSKLTWEGTLSPEQSRASIDLINSLRDSERTHMVHAVTGAGKTEMIFPVIDDVVRHKGRVCVASPRIDVCIELHPRLKQAFQSVDISLLYGGSEDVYGYTPIVVCTTHQLLRFKEAFDLLIVDEVDAFPYVNDASLHYATERAVKKPNGKLVYLTATPDQQLTQQVDSEVMTSTILPARYHRHPLPEPKFNWIGDWRQQIEKRRKRRLFSLLSSFLELKGVKLVFMPNIRLAESLYDWLIKVWPTLRLAVVHSKDPQRKEKVQGLRDGVYDALISTTILERGVTFTHCHVCIVGSESKLYSTSALVQMSGRVGRKPEYPSGELIYAHGGKNLAMIQARTQIKEMNQLAMERGLIDGYTSK; encoded by the coding sequence ATGATTCAAAATAATCAAAAAAAGATTTTGACTAATTTGTGGGGGAGACTTTTAACGATTGAAGAAGTTAAAAAACAACTTAATGAAATGAATGGTGAGATAAGCATGGAAGAATTGCTTGAACAGTTTGAGAGACAACCAGCAATCGAAGTCACTCACAGTGGATATTGTTGTGTACGGTGTCATAACAAAAACTTGAAATTATTTGCATCATTGCCGATTCAAGAAACTTTCAAGTTAAAGACTGAAAGAGTATATTGTTTGAATTGTATTCAGATGGGAAGAGTCATACAAGGAGAATCATTATATTATTTAAAGGATAGACAATTATATTTATCCTCACCTTCCCAAAGTAAACTAACCTGGGAAGGAACGCTATCACCTGAGCAATCGAGAGCATCGATTGATTTGATTAATAGTTTAAGAGATAGTGAACGCACTCATATGGTTCATGCTGTGACTGGAGCAGGGAAAACGGAGATGATTTTTCCTGTGATTGACGATGTTGTGCGTCATAAGGGAAGAGTCTGTGTGGCATCTCCGCGAATTGATGTGTGTATAGAATTACATCCACGACTAAAACAAGCATTTCAAAGTGTAGATATATCGTTGTTATACGGAGGGAGCGAAGATGTTTATGGATATACTCCGATTGTTGTATGCACAACTCATCAGTTGTTGAGGTTTAAAGAAGCATTTGATTTGTTGATTGTCGATGAGGTTGATGCCTTTCCTTATGTTAACGATGCGAGTTTACATTATGCGACAGAACGAGCTGTTAAGAAACCAAACGGGAAGTTAGTTTATTTAACGGCGACGCCTGATCAACAATTAACTCAACAAGTAGACAGTGAAGTTATGACATCAACGATTCTCCCAGCAAGGTATCATCGTCATCCCTTACCAGAGCCAAAATTTAATTGGATTGGGGATTGGCGACAACAAATAGAAAAGCGTCGTAAACGCCGATTATTTTCATTATTAAGCAGTTTTTTAGAATTAAAAGGAGTCAAATTAGTCTTTATGCCGAATATCCGTTTAGCAGAAAGTTTATATGACTGGTTAATTAAGGTTTGGCCGACATTGAGGTTGGCTGTTGTACATTCAAAAGATCCACAACGTAAAGAGAAGGTACAAGGACTGCGGGATGGCGTTTATGATGCGCTAATATCCACGACCATCTTAGAAAGAGGGGTAACATTTACACATTGCCACGTTTGTATTGTAGGCTCCGAAAGTAAATTATATTCAACCTCGGCTTTAGTCCAAATGAGTGGGCGGGTTGGTCGCAAGCCGGAGTATCCTAGTGGTGAGTTAATTTATGCGCATGGGGGAAAGAATTTAGCGATGATTCAAGCACGCACCCAAATTAAAGAAATGAATCAGTTAGCAATGGAAAGGGGACTAATCGATGGCTATACCTCAAAGTGA
- a CDS encoding TrkA family potassium uptake protein produces MKRKTIAVLGLGLFGTSLARTLAKEGHDVIVMDKNMDHVEEVIDEVDQCLQGDFTKIEQLKDAGVGDSDIAVVATSQRLEDTILAILHLQKLGINKIIVKSKNADYRDVLLKVGADRVILPEVEMGVRIARELSNPTVHELMGLDHRNNISIFPAKNNWVGKTINQMNFREKYGTNIIAIRKEDSDQFHIEFTGDYIIKKEDEFLGISTGDTLRQQFQD; encoded by the coding sequence ATGAAAAGAAAAACAATTGCTGTATTGGGATTAGGCTTATTTGGAACGTCACTCGCTCGTACATTGGCTAAAGAAGGCCACGATGTTATTGTTATGGATAAGAACATGGACCATGTAGAAGAAGTAATCGATGAAGTGGATCAATGCTTACAAGGTGACTTCACTAAAATAGAGCAGCTGAAAGATGCTGGTGTTGGGGATAGCGATATTGCTGTCGTTGCAACGTCACAACGATTAGAAGATACTATCTTAGCTATCTTGCATCTACAAAAATTAGGAATAAACAAAATTATTGTTAAGTCAAAAAACGCAGATTACCGAGATGTATTACTCAAAGTAGGGGCAGACCGCGTTATTTTACCTGAAGTTGAGATGGGTGTGCGTATCGCTCGAGAATTAAGTAATCCAACGGTTCATGAATTAATGGGCTTAGATCACCGCAATAATATTAGTATCTTTCCTGCTAAAAATAATTGGGTAGGGAAAACTATTAATCAAATGAATTTCCGTGAAAAATATGGTACAAATATTATCGCTATTCGAAAAGAAGACAGTGATCAGTTCCATATTGAATTTACAGGCGATTATATTATTAAAAAAGAGGATGAATTTTTAGGTATTTCGACTGGAGATACTTTACGTCAACAGTTTCAAGATTAA
- a CDS encoding YigZ family protein, whose translation MVNYYSIKEPIIHEIDIKKSRFITYLYPIQTENDFNEHLAAIRKEHYKATHHCQAFILNEDSSIQRMSDDGEPSGTAGVPMLEVLKRNNLTYIMAVTVRYFGGTKLGAGGLIRAYSTAVSETLNHATLIANATQMVIELTLDYSQIDTFNYYLQQTDIPITVMDTQYTDKVSQTLALYLNDIDQVHNDLTEQFSGQVDWVEMGEQTVDVPVISTQTD comes from the coding sequence TTGGTTAATTACTATAGTATTAAAGAGCCAATTATTCATGAAATTGATATAAAAAAATCCCGATTTATTACTTACCTATACCCTATTCAAACAGAAAATGATTTCAATGAACATCTTGCTGCTATTCGCAAAGAACATTATAAAGCAACGCATCATTGCCAAGCCTTTATATTGAATGAAGATTCATCGATTCAACGTATGAGCGATGATGGTGAACCAAGTGGAACAGCTGGTGTTCCTATGTTAGAAGTTCTTAAACGAAATAACCTCACGTACATTATGGCAGTAACCGTGAGGTACTTTGGGGGAACAAAACTTGGTGCTGGTGGCTTAATCCGCGCTTACAGTACTGCTGTCAGCGAAACGTTGAATCACGCCACTTTGATTGCCAATGCAACTCAGATGGTCATTGAATTAACACTGGATTACAGTCAAATTGACACCTTTAATTATTACCTCCAACAAACTGATATTCCAATAACAGTCATGGACACTCAATACACAGACAAAGTTTCTCAGACATTAGCGCTATACCTTAACGATATCGATCAAGTCCATAATGATTTGACTGAACAATTCAGCGGTCAAGTTGATTGGGTTGAAATGGGTGAACAAACGGTTGATGTCCCGGTAATATCAACTCAAACTGATTAA
- a CDS encoding DegV family protein, translating into MKTAYIIDSSASLSDNLQNHPDVYVQNLEVTWGDIAYTDTTDIDVMKEFYNRLVSSKDLPKTSQPKQGELIEAYEEITLKGYDTVIVITLASAISGTFSTFQMISEHYNRRLDIRMIDSRGTSFIEERMLNYAIELNEANVSIDTIEEKLNWFADNSKIYVVIEDLDAIVKGGRLNSMSAFIGSTLKIRPILHFNQEGKVEVFEKVRTTKKVYQRYLTLVDEAVKVYPNGIELALAHGDCEVKALKVKALIEGKYPQMKFRVGYLTPVLGTHAGKNSLGIGILPNLP; encoded by the coding sequence ATGAAAACCGCGTATATAATTGATAGTTCAGCTAGTCTTAGTGACAATCTACAAAATCATCCAGATGTATATGTGCAAAATCTTGAAGTGACATGGGGCGACATAGCATATACGGATACAACCGATATCGATGTGATGAAGGAGTTTTATAACAGATTAGTATCATCTAAAGATTTGCCTAAGACTTCGCAACCTAAACAAGGGGAATTAATTGAAGCTTATGAAGAGATTACACTAAAAGGTTATGACACAGTGATTGTAATTACGCTTGCTTCAGCAATAAGTGGTACTTTCAGTACATTTCAAATGATTAGCGAACATTATAATCGACGATTGGATATTCGTATGATCGATTCAAGAGGAACATCATTTATTGAGGAGCGCATGTTAAATTATGCTATCGAGTTAAATGAAGCCAATGTTTCGATTGATACAATTGAGGAAAAATTAAATTGGTTTGCAGATAACTCAAAAATTTATGTTGTCATCGAAGATTTGGATGCCATCGTTAAGGGAGGACGACTCAATTCGATGAGTGCTTTTATTGGAAGCACGCTAAAAATACGTCCCATCTTACACTTTAATCAAGAAGGTAAAGTGGAAGTGTTCGAAAAGGTAAGAACAACTAAAAAAGTGTATCAACGCTATTTAACGCTTGTTGATGAAGCAGTTAAAGTCTATCCTAATGGTATTGAATTGGCATTAGCACATGGAGATTGTGAGGTTAAAGCCTTGAAAGTAAAAGCCTTAATTGAGGGGAAGTACCCACAAATGAAATTCAGAGTCGGTTACTTAACGCCTGTACTTGGAACTCATGCCGGTAAAAATTCTCTTGGAATAGGTATTTTACCTAATCTCCCTTAA
- a CDS encoding NAD(P)H-dependent oxidoreductase: MKILILSASTGGTKTKKVTTAFYDMMKESYDTEHEINYINLQDKSMVFSDGRNYLDYTGDTFEVATAIMQSDVIMFGAPIFQASIPASLKNLFDLLPIRAFDRKVVGLIITGGSPRHYLVAETQIKPIIHYMHGVIIPKYVYVIDTDFKTDGSVSDEIELRLQTLLDDTISISETYTEVWNKQDDMFGF, from the coding sequence TTGAAAATATTAATATTATCCGCATCAACAGGTGGAACAAAGACAAAGAAAGTAACGACAGCCTTTTATGACATGATGAAAGAATCTTACGACACAGAACATGAGATTAACTACATTAACCTGCAAGATAAATCAATGGTTTTCAGTGATGGTCGAAATTATCTAGACTATACTGGAGATACATTCGAAGTGGCAACAGCAATTATGCAAAGTGATGTTATTATGTTTGGTGCACCAATATTTCAAGCATCAATACCCGCTTCGCTGAAGAATCTTTTTGACTTGTTACCCATCCGAGCCTTTGACAGGAAAGTCGTTGGACTTATTATCACTGGTGGGTCACCACGTCATTACTTAGTCGCTGAGACACAAATCAAACCAATTATTCACTATATGCATGGCGTAATTATACCCAAATATGTCTATGTGATTGATACCGATTTTAAAACTGATGGCTCAGTGAGCGATGAGATTGAGTTGCGATTACAAACCCTACTTGATGATACAATTTCGATCTCAGAAACGTATACCGAAGTATGGAATAAACAAGACGATATGTTTGGCTTTTAG
- a CDS encoding LLM class flavin-dependent oxidoreductase codes for MHETSLIHSPKIDTSNGMEFGLYTLGDHLPNPHTNKRISATQRIKEIIELARLAEDAGFDIFQVGESHQEYFLSQSHLVILTAIAQATKHIRLSSAVTTIGVLDPVRVYEDAATLDLISNGRMELIAGRASRFGSFELLGYNDIDYKELFEEKFELLLQLNREKQVTWEGKFRAPLNDAFILPRPLNNHLPIWRGLGNTMTSAIRAGELGVPIFQATLAGAVMTYANRINNFRSAARDAGHDVDNIPVGTGGWTFIRENTKEAYRQVYPYINEGFKLTNGESFPKRALAQGKSVKSVVNIGDPSLITEKLLYQHEAFKQQRFSAQIDFAGMEFDEVKKTLYLLADKVIPNVKKYTKS; via the coding sequence ATGCATGAAACTAGTTTAATCCATAGTCCTAAGATTGATACATCTAATGGAATGGAATTTGGGCTCTACACATTAGGTGATCATTTACCTAATCCACATACCAACAAACGAATATCGGCTACACAACGGATTAAAGAGATAATAGAACTAGCGAGATTAGCAGAAGATGCGGGTTTCGACATTTTTCAAGTCGGTGAATCGCATCAAGAATATTTTTTATCGCAGTCGCATTTAGTTATATTGACAGCGATTGCACAAGCAACAAAACATATTCGCTTATCTTCAGCAGTTACAACAATTGGTGTGCTCGATCCAGTAAGAGTTTATGAAGACGCAGCGACTTTAGACTTGATATCAAATGGTCGAATGGAACTTATTGCGGGACGTGCATCAAGGTTTGGTTCATTTGAGTTATTGGGTTATAATGATATTGATTATAAGGAACTATTTGAAGAGAAATTTGAATTATTGTTACAACTTAATAGGGAGAAACAAGTTACTTGGGAAGGGAAATTTAGAGCGCCTTTAAATGATGCATTCATATTACCAAGACCATTGAATAATCATCTACCCATTTGGCGAGGATTAGGTAATACGATGACCTCAGCAATTCGGGCTGGTGAATTAGGGGTGCCAATTTTCCAAGCGACATTAGCCGGTGCTGTAATGACTTATGCTAATCGCATCAACAACTTTAGAAGTGCTGCAAGAGATGCAGGTCATGATGTAGATAACATACCAGTTGGAACAGGCGGTTGGACCTTTATTCGTGAGAATACAAAAGAGGCTTACCGACAAGTTTATCCTTATATTAATGAAGGTTTTAAGTTAACGAACGGTGAATCATTCCCTAAACGAGCCTTAGCCCAAGGAAAAAGTGTGAAAAGTGTTGTGAATATTGGTGATCCGTCATTAATTACTGAAAAGCTTCTTTACCAACATGAAGCATTCAAACAACAACGATTTAGTGCTCAAATTGACTTTGCAGGAATGGAATTTGATGAAGTGAAAAAGACACTATACTTATTAGCTGATAAAGTTATACCAAATGTAAAAAAATATACGAAGTCATAG
- a CDS encoding Trk family potassium uptake protein has product MKNRILDKLTIPQIVVSIYMSLILFGGFLLSLPMSSKSGTWTNFIDAMFTATSAICVTGQVTLNTAEHWSVIGQTIIITLIQIGGLGFLTIWMLFFTIRGAKINLKQRNVVLETLNLSSSYGMTDVVKNIVKVTLSIQALGALALSFVLIPKLGLKTGFFYSIFHSISAFNNAGFDLFGDSLIGFQDNSFVLLTIASLIFSGGLGFIIWMDILSFPKNKKLTRYSKFTLIMTGIVLVVSILFIGLSEWRWGTFSHLSFGDQLANIIFMAVTPRTAGYANIDYVDVSHAGLFMTFLLMFIGGSSGSTAGGVKVSTIGLVVMFMYRMFKGEEINVFSRHIPYENVRRAFFIVFVGIIMVISSTMILFITEEIPQGFGMEYVLMEVLSCFGTVGLTLGLTPDLTVTGKFVLMLLMFVGRVGLMTFFWSLGRHKTESKVHYPDMSIMVG; this is encoded by the coding sequence ATGAAAAATCGAATATTAGATAAGTTAACTATTCCTCAAATTGTTGTTAGTATTTATATGTCATTAATATTATTTGGGGGATTTTTACTCTCATTACCGATGTCTTCGAAATCAGGCACGTGGACAAATTTTATTGATGCTATGTTTACAGCAACGTCAGCTATTTGTGTAACAGGACAAGTAACATTGAATACAGCAGAACATTGGAGTGTCATTGGACAAACCATTATCATTACATTGATTCAAATAGGCGGACTCGGTTTCCTTACAATTTGGATGTTGTTTTTCACAATTCGTGGAGCAAAGATAAATCTCAAACAACGAAATGTTGTACTTGAAACACTGAACTTATCTTCGAGTTATGGTATGACAGATGTCGTAAAAAATATTGTTAAAGTGACTTTATCAATACAAGCATTGGGTGCTTTAGCATTGAGTTTTGTGCTAATACCAAAACTAGGCTTAAAAACTGGATTCTTTTATTCAATCTTTCATAGTATTTCAGCCTTTAATAATGCAGGTTTTGATTTATTTGGAGATAGTTTGATTGGGTTTCAAGATAATTCATTTGTTCTTTTAACGATAGCTAGTTTAATCTTTTCAGGTGGGTTAGGTTTTATTATTTGGATGGATATCCTATCTTTTCCGAAGAATAAAAAGTTAACACGATATTCAAAGTTCACTCTAATTATGACGGGTATCGTCTTAGTGGTCAGTATTTTATTTATTGGTCTTTCAGAATGGCGTTGGGGGACTTTTAGTCACTTATCATTTGGAGATCAACTCGCTAACATTATTTTTATGGCAGTTACCCCAAGAACAGCAGGTTACGCAAATATCGATTATGTGGATGTATCTCATGCAGGGCTTTTCATGACCTTCCTTCTGATGTTTATCGGGGGGTCTTCTGGATCAACTGCAGGAGGTGTAAAGGTATCGACAATAGGGCTGGTCGTGATGTTTATGTACCGGATGTTTAAAGGGGAAGAAATTAATGTCTTTTCAAGACATATACCATATGAAAACGTGAGACGTGCTTTCTTTATTGTTTTCGTCGGGATTATTATGGTCATCTCAAGCACAATGATTTTATTCATCACTGAAGAGATACCTCAAGGCTTTGGTATGGAATATGTCTTAATGGAAGTCTTGTCGTGCTTTGGGACGGTTGGTTTAACTTTAGGTCTGACACCTGATTTAACTGTTACAGGTAAATTTGTTCTAATGTTATTAATGTTTGTTGGGCGTGTCGGGTTAATGACTTTCTTTTGGTCACTTGGAAGACATAAGACGGAATCAAAAGTACATTATCCAGACATGAGTATAATGGTAGGTTAA
- a CDS encoding ComF family protein, with protein MDEESDDVFLKPLIISGQTYCLDCAHWFKNTPSELISHYALFDYNQTLQDWIVSYKYSGDVRMALVIAPYLKDIYKLYKEYQWVVLPSSPESLETRKFHPTGYLLDVAEIPYQVIHEYIGDGVKQAKKIKKERLDLTNTFKIKDNEVNLSKEKWLIFDDIYTTGATINHAKKMLYHFFKERDRIIQLISVSVARNQLNK; from the coding sequence TTGGATGAAGAGTCAGATGATGTGTTTTTAAAACCGCTTATAATATCTGGGCAAACCTATTGCCTTGACTGTGCTCATTGGTTTAAGAATACACCAAGTGAATTAATTAGTCATTATGCATTGTTTGATTACAACCAAACACTTCAAGACTGGATTGTAAGTTACAAATACAGTGGGGATGTACGAATGGCATTAGTCATTGCACCTTATTTAAAAGATATCTATAAACTGTACAAAGAGTATCAATGGGTTGTCTTACCAAGTTCACCAGAAAGTTTAGAGACTAGAAAATTCCATCCAACTGGTTATTTACTTGATGTAGCTGAAATTCCTTATCAAGTCATTCATGAATATATAGGAGATGGAGTGAAACAAGCTAAAAAAATAAAAAAAGAGAGACTGGATTTAACAAATACATTTAAAATCAAAGATAATGAAGTCAACTTGTCAAAAGAAAAGTGGTTAATTTTTGACGATATTTATACAACTGGCGCAACGATAAATCATGCCAAAAAAATGTTGTATCATTTCTTTAAAGAGCGTGATAGAATAATCCAATTGATAAGCGTGAGTGTAGCTAGAAACCAGTTAAACAAGTGA
- a CDS encoding DsbA family protein, whose protein sequence is MEIEFFHNSVCSHCYIQSRRLQKILKEFPEAKVIHRSFPLNVKNNHPKKLVTVSEREDTISKWKRANRVDEEKRFNVEALEAGDDFVKPTSYLAERAIKATSKVSDETAQWEFSDAIQQAYFEDLEDISDIAVLERIVTQLGINLFEWRKAFEDTTLDEEINADFALAESYGLDYIPALVVNGEKIIKGALRPQLVKEKLKEIN, encoded by the coding sequence ATGGAAATAGAGTTTTTTCATAATTCAGTGTGTTCCCATTGCTATATTCAATCAAGACGACTTCAGAAAATATTAAAAGAGTTTCCGGAAGCAAAAGTAATCCATCGATCTTTTCCTTTAAATGTTAAAAACAATCACCCCAAAAAACTTGTCACCGTTAGTGAACGAGAAGATACTATCTCGAAGTGGAAGCGTGCGAATCGTGTTGATGAAGAGAAGCGGTTTAATGTTGAAGCTTTAGAAGCTGGAGATGATTTTGTCAAACCAACATCATACCTTGCTGAAAGAGCAATCAAGGCAACAAGTAAAGTCAGTGATGAGACAGCGCAATGGGAATTCTCTGACGCAATCCAACAAGCTTACTTTGAAGACTTAGAAGATATTTCAGATATCGCTGTATTAGAACGCATTGTTACTCAATTAGGTATTAACCTTTTTGAGTGGCGAAAAGCTTTTGAAGATACAACTTTAGACGAGGAGATTAACGCAGACTTTGCACTAGCTGAATCTTATGGTTTAGACTACATTCCAGCCTTAGTAGTGAATGGTGAGAAGATAATTAAAGGGGCTTTACGCCCGCAACTGGTTAAAGAGAAATTAAAAGAAATTAACTAA
- a CDS encoding DegV family protein: MKPAIIIDSTAYVSDEIRQLAHVYQVDLNVIFEDGTIARDTNNPEEQVAFFKRLESQSTLPTTSQPTVGQYYDTVDQIIKDGYDTIFAIHLSSGISGTYQSAKMVLEEYTDQIDTYCIDSLAASVAMEAMIENVIKWCLEGIEAEDIYNRATWQAEHLNIYLMVEQLDNLAKGGRLSTTSAVLGNLFKIRPLLYFDKEGKIVLFEKIRTNRRVYQRWNELVEKAIEDYPNGIEVRFAHVLVQEEIEQIAKNMQEKFPNINYRINGLGPVVATHTGMGAKGMLIIPLIN, encoded by the coding sequence ATGAAACCAGCAATTATTATTGATAGTACAGCATATGTATCTGACGAAATTCGTCAACTAGCACATGTTTATCAAGTAGACTTAAATGTTATATTTGAAGATGGTACCATCGCTAGAGATACAAATAATCCAGAAGAGCAAGTAGCGTTCTTTAAACGATTAGAATCCCAATCCACACTTCCTACTACGTCCCAACCGACCGTGGGTCAGTATTATGATACCGTTGACCAAATTATAAAAGACGGATATGATACAATCTTTGCCATTCATCTATCAAGTGGAATTAGTGGGACGTATCAAAGTGCCAAAATGGTACTAGAAGAATATACAGATCAAATTGATACTTACTGTATCGATTCACTAGCAGCATCTGTTGCGATGGAAGCGATGATTGAGAATGTTATCAAATGGTGTCTTGAAGGTATCGAAGCTGAAGACATATATAATCGAGCAACTTGGCAAGCAGAACACCTTAATATTTATTTAATGGTAGAACAGTTAGATAATTTAGCTAAGGGAGGACGTTTGAGTACAACGAGTGCTGTTTTGGGGAATTTATTTAAAATTCGGCCTTTATTATATTTTGATAAAGAAGGTAAAATCGTATTATTTGAGAAAATTCGTACGAATCGTCGAGTGTATCAGCGTTGGAATGAATTAGTAGAAAAAGCCATTGAAGATTATCCGAATGGAATTGAAGTGCGCTTTGCTCACGTGTTAGTTCAGGAAGAAATTGAACAAATCGCTAAGAACATGCAAGAAAAATTCCCGAACATTAATTATCGAATTAATGGTCTAGGACCAGTTGTTGCAACCCACACTGGGATGGGTGCAAAAGGTATGTTAATTATCCCACTTATAAATTAA